TCAGCACCGACAAAGCCGTTTACCCCATCAACGCCATGGGCATCAGCAAGGCAATGATGGAAAAGGTGGCTGTGGCCAAGTCGCGCAATACCGCCCAGACTGTGATCAACGTCACCCGCTACGGCAACGTCATGGCCTCTCGGGGCTCGGTGATCCCGCTCTTCATTGAACAAATTCGGTTCGGCGAGCCCATCACCCTGACCGACCCGAACATGACCCGCTTCATGATGACGCTCGACGATGCCGTAGACCTAGTGCTCTACGCCTTTGAGCACGGCCGGCCTGGTGAGATCTTTGTGCAAAAGGCCCCAGCTGCCACAATTGAGGTGTTAGCCAAGGCCTTGACCGCGCTGTTGGGTAAACCCGAACACGAGGTGCGCGTGATCGGCACCCGCCACGGCGAAAAGCTCTATGAGGCTTTGCTAAGCCGCGAAGAGATGGTGGCCGCCGAAGACTTGGGAGGCTACTACCGCGTGCCCCCCGATCTGCGCGACCTGAACTACGGCAAGTTCGTGGAGCAGGGAGAAACCAAAATTTCTGAAGCCACCGACTACAACTCGCACAACACCGAGCGCTTGGATGTCTTCGGCATGCAGGCTTTGTTGATGAAGCTGCGCTTCATGCAAGCCATTGCCCGGGGTGAACATGTGGAGACCGAGGAGTAAGCCATGAAAGTACTAGTCACCGGAGCCAACGGTTTTATTGGCAAAAATGTGGTTATGCGCTTGCGTGAGCGCGCCGAAACCGAAGTCTTGACCCTCATGCGCGGGGATGGCGATAGCGCTTGGCAAGCGGCGTTGGTCCAAGCCGACGCGGTGGTGCACCTGGCCGGTGAGAACCGGCCCACCGACCCCGCCGCGTTTGATGCGGTCAACAACGGTTTGACCCAGCGCCTGTGCCAAACTTTGCAAAGCATGGGAAAGGGCATACCGGTGTTGTTCAGTTCATCGGCGCAAGCCGAACAAGGTAACCCTTATGGCCGCAGCAAACGTGCCGCTGAAGAGGCCCTGGCGCAATTGGCCAAAAGCAACGGGAACCCCGTGGCCATTTACCGCTTGCCTGGCGTGTTTGGCAAATGGTGCCGTCCTAACTACAACTCTGTCGTGGCCACTTTCTGCCACAACAAGGCGCACGACTTGCCGGTGCAGATCAACGATGCCCAAGCCCGTGTGCGCTTGGTCTACGTGGACGACGTGGTGAATGCCTTTTTGCAAGCGCTGCAAGAGCCCATCGCGGGCTTGAGCAACCCTGCGGTGGCCCCCGAATACAACATCACCTTGGGGGAGCTGTCAGACCAAATCGATGCGTTCAAGAACTGCCGCAGCACTTTAGTGTCTGAGCGCGTGGGCACCGGCCTGACGCGGGCCTTGTATGCCACCTACGTCAGCTACCTGCCGCCTGAATCTTTTGCCTATCCCGTGCCCATGCACGGCGACCCCCGTGGTGTCTTCGTGGAAATGCTGAAGACGCCTGATTGTGGGCAGTTTTCTTACTTCACCGCACACCCCGGCGTTACCCGTGGCGGGCATTACCATCACAGCAAGACAGAGAAATTCCTGGTGATCAAAGGGCAGGCGCGTTTCAAGTTTTGCCACATGCACACCGGCGAAACCCACGAGCTAACCACGAGCGGAGAGAATGCCGAAATCGTGGAAACCGTGCCCGGCTGGGCGCACGACATTACCAACATTGGCACAGAAGAAATGATTGTGATGCTCTGGGCCAACGAGGTATTCGACCGCCAGCGCCCCGACACATTTGCCTGCCCCCTGTGAGCCTTAAAATGAAGAAACTCAAAGTCATGTCGGTTGTGGGTACCCGGCCAGAAATCATTCGCCTGTCACGAGTGCTGTCGGCTTTAGATATTCATTGTGATCATGTGCTTGTGCATACTGGCCAGAACTATGATTACGAGCTGAATCAGGTGTTCTTTGACGACCTTGGCATGCGTAGACCCGACTATTTCCTGAATAGTGCGGAGGGAAGCACGGGGGCTGCCAACACCATTGGAAAC
The nucleotide sequence above comes from beta proteobacterium MWH-UniP1. Encoded proteins:
- a CDS encoding polysaccharide biosynthesis protein, translated to MLSFLNKSLLITGGTGSFGNAVCKRLLDSGLREIRIFSRDEKKQDDMRKKYNSPKLKFYIGDVRDYQSVLGAVRGADFLYHAAALKQVPSCEFHPLEAVKTNILGTENALEAAINCGVQRAVVLSTDKAVYPINAMGISKAMMEKVAVAKSRNTAQTVINVTRYGNVMASRGSVIPLFIEQIRFGEPITLTDPNMTRFMMTLDDAVDLVLYAFEHGRPGEIFVQKAPAATIEVLAKALTALLGKPEHEVRVIGTRHGEKLYEALLSREEMVAAEDLGGYYRVPPDLRDLNYGKFVEQGETKISEATDYNSHNTERLDVFGMQALLMKLRFMQAIARGEHVETEE
- a CDS encoding NAD-dependent epimerase/dehydratase family protein is translated as MKVLVTGANGFIGKNVVMRLRERAETEVLTLMRGDGDSAWQAALVQADAVVHLAGENRPTDPAAFDAVNNGLTQRLCQTLQSMGKGIPVLFSSSAQAEQGNPYGRSKRAAEEALAQLAKSNGNPVAIYRLPGVFGKWCRPNYNSVVATFCHNKAHDLPVQINDAQARVRLVYVDDVVNAFLQALQEPIAGLSNPAVAPEYNITLGELSDQIDAFKNCRSTLVSERVGTGLTRALYATYVSYLPPESFAYPVPMHGDPRGVFVEMLKTPDCGQFSYFTAHPGVTRGGHYHHSKTEKFLVIKGQARFKFCHMHTGETHELTTSGENAEIVETVPGWAHDITNIGTEEMIVMLWANEVFDRQRPDTFACPL